One part of the Arabidopsis thaliana chromosome 1 sequence genome encodes these proteins:
- a CDS encoding DNA/RNA polymerases superfamily protein — protein sequence MPGFIARKLCPDLIFVPVDFTKYTHYSDLTRKVFRNYDPHFIAGSLDEAYLDITEVCRERGLSGGEIAEELRSSVYSETGLTCSAGVAANRLLAKVCSDINKPNGQFVLQNDRSTVMTFVSFLPVRKIGGIGKVTEHILKDALGIKTCEEMVQKGSLLYALFSQSSADFFLSVGLGLGGTNTPQVRSRKSISSERTFAATGDERLLYSKLDELAEMLSHDMKKEGLTARTLTLKLKTASFEIRSRAVSLQRYTCSSDDILKHATKLLKAELPVSVRLIGLRMSQFVEEIRNSDPSQGTITKFIVQKDSSRQAQDLDDNDSFDLDANKNCLSNDESGNVSFGSHETSSAHLKDVVEYEERSQIDSGKVIPNQECMKKEERLQILEGDSLLKKYKECKPDTSHSMNDNSNATEAVSVFPQTEPLYWIDGYKCVLCGIELPPSFVEERQEHSDFHLAQRLQNEETGSSSSTTPSKRRILGKEKVNSKPKKQKPDQKDSSKHIPIHAFFTKSNQNS from the exons ATGCCTGGCTTCATTGCTCGTAAATTGTGTCCagatttgatatttgttcCTGTTGATTTCACTAAGTATACTCACTACAGTGACTTAACCAGAAAGG tttttagGAACTATGATCCTCACTTCATTGCTGGGAGCTTGGATGAAGCCTACCTTGACATAACTGAGGTTTGTCGAGAAAGAGGTCTTTCAGGTGGAGAA ATTGCAGAGGAGCTTAGATCTTCTGTTTATTCCGAGACTGGACTGACATGCAGTGCTGGAGTAGCGGCAAACCGCTTGCTAGCCAAG GTTTGCTCAGACATTAACAAGCCTAATGGACAGTTTGTTCTACAAAATGACCGATCAACTGTCATGACATTCGTATCTTTCCTCCCTGTAAGAAAG ATCGGTGGAATTGGTAAGGTTACTGAACATATTTTAAAGGATGCTTTGGGAATTAAAACATGTGAGGAGATGGTGCagaagggatctcttctcTACGCTCTCTTCTCTCAGTCATCAGCAG acttttttttgtcggttGGACTGGGGCTTGGAGGAACAAACACCCCTCAGGTTAGGTCTCGTAAAAGTATTAGCAGTGAGAGGACATTTGCTGCGACAGGAGATGAAAGATTGCTATATTCCAAGTTGG ATGAACTTGCAGAAATGCTATCTCATGACATGAAAAAGGAGGGCCTAACAGCAAGAACGTTGACACTTAAACTGAAAACTGCCTCCTTTGAG ATCAGGAGCAGAGCTGTTAGCCTGCAGAGGTACACGTGTTCAAGCGATGATATACTAAAGCATGCTACAAAGCTGTTGAAGGCAGAACTTCCTGTTTCCGTAAGGTTGATAG GTTTGCGCATGTCGCAGTTCGTTGAAGAAATCCGCAATTCTGATCCTTCACAGGGAACTATTACTAAGTTCATCGTTCAAAAGGATTCCTCAAGACAAGCACAAGATCTGGATGACAATGACTCATTTGACTTGGATGCTAATAAAAATTGCTTAAGCAATGACGAGAGCGGGAATGTATCCTTTGGTTCTCATGAGACAAGCTCTGCCCATCTGAAGGATGTTGTCGAATATGAAGAACGGTCCCAAATAGATTCCGGAAAGGTAATTCCAAATCAAGAGTgtatgaaaaaagaagaaaggctGCAAATATTGGAAGGAGATTCACTGCTCAAAAAATACAAGGAGTGCAAACCAGATACTAGTCACTCGATGAATGATAATTCTAATGCAACCGAAGCAGTTTCAGTATTTCCACAAACGGAGCCGTTATATTGGATTGACGGCTACAAATGCGTCTTGTGTGGGATAGAGTTACCACCATCTTTTGTAGAGGAACGACAAGAACACTCTGATTTTCATCTCGCTCAGAGACTTCAAAACGAAGAAACTGGCTCTAGTTCTTCCACAACACCTTCAAAACGAAG GATTCTCGGAAAGGAAAAGGTAAATTCGAAGCCAAAGAAGCAGAAACCAGATCAAAAGGACAGTAGCAAACACATCCCAATACACGCATTCTTCACAAAAAGCAATCAAAACTCGTGA
- a CDS encoding methyltransferase, producing the protein MMRALAAASRPLFSDLPSLVRSWLPTSSFKSFATVSSSPPSDLNLRNQSRGGLPRFFSDDLPSRKGGVVRVQGSEFWHMAKVLRLKQEDRVELFNGKGGLVEGCIQSIDKTGVDFIAQEDQKVILPQGMQWQVFAAFGTLKGGRADWLIEKCTELGASSVTPLLTERSPIISENRVDRLERVSFAAAKQCQRLHQMVLNPPIKFGTLLDHVCLNIFLRKL; encoded by the exons ATGATGAGAGCGCTAGCGGCGGCTTCACGGCCACTGTTTTCCGATTTGCCGAGTCTCGTTCGTTCATGGCTTCCGACTTCTAGCTTCAAATCGTTTGCTACTGTATCTTCGTCTCCTCCGTCGGATTTGAATCTCCGGAATCAATCTCGCGGTGGCCTTCCTCGATTCTTTTCCGATGATCTTCCATCTCGCAAG GGTGGAGTTGTTCGTGTTCAAGGCTCTGAGTTTTGGCATATGGCTAAAGTTCTTAGACTGAAACAGGAGGACAG GGTAGAACTCTTTAATGGCAAAGGGGGTCTAGTAGAAGGCTGTATACAAAGCATAGACAAAACTGGAGTTGATTTTATCGCACAAGAAGATCAGAAGGTGATTCTTCCTCAGGGCATGCAGTGGCAGGTGTTTGCAGCTTTTG GAACTTTGAAGGGTGGTCGAGCGGATTGGCTAATTGAGAAATGTACA GAACTCGGAGCGAGCAGTGTCACACCACTTTTAACGGAAAGATCACCCATAATCTCTGAAAACCGGGTCGATAGATTGGAACGCGTTAGTTTTGCTGCAGCTAAGCAAT GCCAAAGACTTCATCAAATGGTACTGAACCCTCCAATCAAATTTGGTACCCTCTTGGATCATGTATGTTTGAACATTTTTCTACGCAAACTCTAA
- a CDS encoding methyltransferase (methyltransferases; FUNCTIONS IN: methyltransferase activity; INVOLVED IN: rRNA processing; LOCATED IN: chloroplast; EXPRESSED IN: 18 plant structures; EXPRESSED DURING: 9 growth stages; CONTAINS InterPro DOMAIN/s: Pseudouridine synthase/archaeosine transglycosylase-like (InterPro:IPR015947), Ribosomal RNA small subunit methyltransferase E (InterPro:IPR006700); Has 5958 Blast hits to 5958 proteins in 2191 species: Archae - 0; Bacteria - 4231; Metazoa - 2; Fungi - 0; Plants - 34; Viruses - 0; Other Eukaryotes - 1691 (source: NCBI BLink).) encodes MMRALAAASRPLFSDLPSLVRSWLPTSSFKSFATVSSSPPSDLNLRNQSRGGLPRFFSDDLPSRKGGVVRVQGSEFWHMAKVLRLKQEDRVELFNGKGGLVEGCIQSIDKTGVDFIAQEDQKVILPQGMQWQVFAAFGTLKGGRADWLIEKCTELGASSVTPLLTERSPIISENRVDRLERVSFAAAKQCQRLHQMVLNPPIKFGTLLDHILKSKLCLVATAEAKPLLNAVNSSAKESSGLLIVGPEGDFTKKEVEMMLEAGGTAVGLGPHRLRVETATIALLATLVMWSDSQEMI; translated from the exons ATGATGAGAGCGCTAGCGGCGGCTTCACGGCCACTGTTTTCCGATTTGCCGAGTCTCGTTCGTTCATGGCTTCCGACTTCTAGCTTCAAATCGTTTGCTACTGTATCTTCGTCTCCTCCGTCGGATTTGAATCTCCGGAATCAATCTCGCGGTGGCCTTCCTCGATTCTTTTCCGATGATCTTCCATCTCGCAAG GGTGGAGTTGTTCGTGTTCAAGGCTCTGAGTTTTGGCATATGGCTAAAGTTCTTAGACTGAAACAGGAGGACAG GGTAGAACTCTTTAATGGCAAAGGGGGTCTAGTAGAAGGCTGTATACAAAGCATAGACAAAACTGGAGTTGATTTTATCGCACAAGAAGATCAGAAGGTGATTCTTCCTCAGGGCATGCAGTGGCAGGTGTTTGCAGCTTTTG GAACTTTGAAGGGTGGTCGAGCGGATTGGCTAATTGAGAAATGTACA GAACTCGGAGCGAGCAGTGTCACACCACTTTTAACGGAAAGATCACCCATAATCTCTGAAAACCGGGTCGATAGATTGGAACGCGTTAGTTTTGCTGCAGCTAAGCAAT GCCAAAGACTTCATCAAATGGTACTGAACCCTCCAATCAAATTTGGTACCCTCTTGGATCAT ATTTTGAAGTCAAAGTTATGTTTGGTTGCTACAGCCGAAGCTAAACCTCTTCTTAATGCAGTAAACTCCTCAGCAAAAGAATCCAGCGGACTATTAATCGTTGGACCAGAAGGCG ACTTTACGAAGAAAGAGGTGGAGATGATGTTGGAAGCAGGCGGCACAGCAGTTGGACTGGGGCCACACCGGTTGCGAGTTGAGACCGCAACCATTGCTCTTTTGGCAACTCTAGTGATGTGGTCTGACTCTCAAGAGATGATCTAA
- a CDS encoding methyltransferase, which yields MMRALAAASRPLFSDLPSLVRSWLPTSSFKSFATVSSSPPSDLNLRNQSRGGLPRFFSDDLPSRKGGVVRVQGSEFWHMAKVLRLKQEDRVELFNGKGGLVEGCIQSIDKTGVDFIAQEDQKVILPQGMQWQVFAAFGTLKGGRADWLIEKCTVCIYF from the exons ATGATGAGAGCGCTAGCGGCGGCTTCACGGCCACTGTTTTCCGATTTGCCGAGTCTCGTTCGTTCATGGCTTCCGACTTCTAGCTTCAAATCGTTTGCTACTGTATCTTCGTCTCCTCCGTCGGATTTGAATCTCCGGAATCAATCTCGCGGTGGCCTTCCTCGATTCTTTTCCGATGATCTTCCATCTCGCAAG GGTGGAGTTGTTCGTGTTCAAGGCTCTGAGTTTTGGCATATGGCTAAAGTTCTTAGACTGAAACAGGAGGACAG GGTAGAACTCTTTAATGGCAAAGGGGGTCTAGTAGAAGGCTGTATACAAAGCATAGACAAAACTGGAGTTGATTTTATCGCACAAGAAGATCAGAAGGTGATTCTTCCTCAGGGCATGCAGTGGCAGGTGTTTGCAGCTTTTG GAACTTTGAAGGGTGGTCGAGCGGATTGGCTAATTGAGAAATGTACAGTATGTATCTACTTTTAG
- a CDS encoding methyltransferase (methyltransferases; FUNCTIONS IN: methyltransferase activity; INVOLVED IN: rRNA processing; LOCATED IN: chloroplast; EXPRESSED IN: 18 plant structures; EXPRESSED DURING: 9 growth stages; CONTAINS InterPro DOMAIN/s: Pseudouridine synthase/archaeosine transglycosylase-like (InterPro:IPR015947), Ribosomal RNA small subunit methyltransferase E (InterPro:IPR006700); Has 35333 Blast hits to 34131 proteins in 2444 species: Archae - 798; Bacteria - 22429; Metazoa - 974; Fungi - 991; Plants - 531; Viruses - 0; Other Eukaryotes - 9610 (source: NCBI BLink).), which translates to MMRALAAASRPLFSDLPSLVRSWLPTSSFKSFATVSSSPPSDLNLRNQSRGGLPRFFSDDLPSRKGGVVRVQGSEFWHMAKVLRLKQEDRVELFNGKGGLVEGCIQSIDKTGVDFIAQEDQKVILPQGMQWQVFAAFGTLKGGRADWLIEKCTELGASSVTPLLTERSPIISENRVDRLERVSFAAAKQCQRLHQMVLNPPIKFGTLLDH; encoded by the exons ATGATGAGAGCGCTAGCGGCGGCTTCACGGCCACTGTTTTCCGATTTGCCGAGTCTCGTTCGTTCATGGCTTCCGACTTCTAGCTTCAAATCGTTTGCTACTGTATCTTCGTCTCCTCCGTCGGATTTGAATCTCCGGAATCAATCTCGCGGTGGCCTTCCTCGATTCTTTTCCGATGATCTTCCATCTCGCAAG GGTGGAGTTGTTCGTGTTCAAGGCTCTGAGTTTTGGCATATGGCTAAAGTTCTTAGACTGAAACAGGAGGACAG GGTAGAACTCTTTAATGGCAAAGGGGGTCTAGTAGAAGGCTGTATACAAAGCATAGACAAAACTGGAGTTGATTTTATCGCACAAGAAGATCAGAAGGTGATTCTTCCTCAGGGCATGCAGTGGCAGGTGTTTGCAGCTTTTG GAACTTTGAAGGGTGGTCGAGCGGATTGGCTAATTGAGAAATGTACA GAACTCGGAGCGAGCAGTGTCACACCACTTTTAACGGAAAGATCACCCATAATCTCTGAAAACCGGGTCGATAGATTGGAACGCGTTAGTTTTGCTGCAGCTAAGCAAT GCCAAAGACTTCATCAAATGGTACTGAACCCTCCAATCAAATTTGGTACCCTCTTGGATCAT TAA
- a CDS encoding F-box family protein (F-box family protein; CONTAINS InterPro DOMAIN/s: F-box domain, cyclin-like (InterPro:IPR001810), F-box domain, Skp2-like (InterPro:IPR022364); BEST Arabidopsis thaliana protein match is: F-box family protein (TAIR:AT4G22430.1); Has 409 Blast hits to 404 proteins in 18 species: Archae - 0; Bacteria - 0; Metazoa - 0; Fungi - 0; Plants - 409; Viruses - 0; Other Eukaryotes - 0 (source: NCBI BLink).): protein METGRRRTIPEVEILARLPLRSIARFKSVCKRWKSVIESDYFRRLFGSFHRSSSTSWSIMFRTEYLREMTQAIGFHGCKTWDLPKSLVSYIMPFQEYPNLPTSEYYYIASSNGLIWIDVLVSRIKNKVYSYKSFVGNPVLQEWVEIPQPPNPWVQDKHPWYPSPYSGVGMVTRVENGVVSSFKMVRTVQMELIDRRDEGMYLWRVCVYSSETGLWTFKQVFSSRPVHGGRVDSPVNLNGVLYMWDRYMFSNGPGVLVAHDFYGADDQCQVIPLPGANDEHEHEHDDEHEHVRRCLTTSGEDVIFIEVIHRILKAWRLHNKESERWQLIWEVVMPSFISDVNCFPLAMNPFDTYIVYLWDRQHGCLVSGYLQAQEFIVHQESENGSSSEGDCCRVNTSGTEGYMEERCDGVLMLSQFVLPSWMDSVPRPPN from the coding sequence ATGGAGactggaagaagaagaacaatccCAGAGGTGGAGATACTTGCAAGATTACCGTTGAGAAGCATTGCGAGGTTCAAATCAGTATGCAAAAGATGGAAATCAGTAATAGAATCGGACTACTTCCGACGTCTCTTCGGATCTTTTCACCGAAGCTCCTCTACCTCATGGTCGATCATGTTCAGAACAGAGTATCTTCGTGAGATGACACAAGCCATAGGCTTCCATGGATGCAAAACATGGGATCTTCCCAAATCTCTAGTTTCATATATCATGCCATTTCAAGAATATCCGAATCTCCCTACCTCTGAATACTACTATATAGCTTCTTCCAATGGATTGATTTGGATCGATGTGCTTGTTTCTCGCATCAAGAACAAGGTTTATAGTTATAAATCTTTCGTTGGTAATCCAGTTTTACAAGAATGGGTTGAGATCCCTCAACCTCCTAATCCATGGGTTCAAGATAAACACCCTTGGTACCCGAGTCCATATAGCGGCGTTGGAATGGTAACACGCGTTGAGAACGGCGTCGTTTCAAGTTTCAAGATGGTTAGGACAGTCCAAATGGAACTGATTGATCGTAGAGATGAAGGAATGTATTTATGGAGAGTTTGTGTATATTCTTCTGAGACAGGTTTATGGACTTTCAAGCAAGTTTTCTCATCTCGACCCGTCCACGGTGGTAGAGTTGATTCTCCGGTGAATCTCAACGGGGTTCTTTATATGTGGGATAGGTATATGTTTTCAAATGGACCTGGTGTCCTTGTAGCTCATGACTTTTATGGAGCTGATGATCAATGTCAGGTTATACCTCTCCCTGGCGCGAATGATGAACATGAACATGAACATGATGATGAACATGAACATGTTCGGAGATGCTTGACTACTTCAGGAGAAGATGTTATCTTCATTGAAGTAATACATCGAATATTGAAAGCATGGAGGCTGCATAACAAAGAGAGTGAAAGGTGGCAACTGATTTGGGAAGTCGTCATGCCGTCTTTCATATCTGATGTCAACTGTTTTCCCCTGGCAATGAATCCGTTTGATACTTATATCGTCTATCTGTGGGATCGTCAACACGGTTGTTTGGTATCGGGTTACTTGCAGGCACAAGAGTTTATTGTTCATCAAGAGTCAGAGAATGGGAGTAGTAGTGAAGGTGATTGTTGTCGCGTAAACACGTCGGGTACTGAGGGGTACATGGAAGAGAGATGCGATGGAGTCCTTATGTTATCCCAGTTTGTGCTCCCATCTTGGATGGACTCGGTACCCCGACCGCCAAATTGA
- a CDS encoding methyltransferase — protein MMRALAAASRPLFSDLPSLVRSWLPTSSFKSFATVSSSPPSDLNLRNQSRGGLPRFFSDDLPSRKGGVVRVQGSEFWHMAKVLRLKQEDRVELFNGKGGLVEGCIQSIDKTGVDFIAQEDQKVILPQGMQWQVFAAFGTLKGGRADWLIEKCTELGASSVTPLLTERSPIISENRVDRLERVSFAAAKQCQRLHQM, from the exons ATGATGAGAGCGCTAGCGGCGGCTTCACGGCCACTGTTTTCCGATTTGCCGAGTCTCGTTCGTTCATGGCTTCCGACTTCTAGCTTCAAATCGTTTGCTACTGTATCTTCGTCTCCTCCGTCGGATTTGAATCTCCGGAATCAATCTCGCGGTGGCCTTCCTCGATTCTTTTCCGATGATCTTCCATCTCGCAAG GGTGGAGTTGTTCGTGTTCAAGGCTCTGAGTTTTGGCATATGGCTAAAGTTCTTAGACTGAAACAGGAGGACAG GGTAGAACTCTTTAATGGCAAAGGGGGTCTAGTAGAAGGCTGTATACAAAGCATAGACAAAACTGGAGTTGATTTTATCGCACAAGAAGATCAGAAGGTGATTCTTCCTCAGGGCATGCAGTGGCAGGTGTTTGCAGCTTTTG GAACTTTGAAGGGTGGTCGAGCGGATTGGCTAATTGAGAAATGTACA GAACTCGGAGCGAGCAGTGTCACACCACTTTTAACGGAAAGATCACCCATAATCTCTGAAAACCGGGTCGATAGATTGGAACGCGTTAGTTTTGCTGCAGCTAAGCAAT GCCAAAGACTTCATCAAATG TAA
- the TUA2 gene encoding tubulin alpha-2 chain (tubulin alpha-2 chain (TUA2); FUNCTIONS IN: structural constituent of cytoskeleton; INVOLVED IN: microtubule-based process, response to salt stress; LOCATED IN: tubulin complex, cytosol, cell wall, membrane; EXPRESSED IN: 26 plant structures; EXPRESSED DURING: 15 growth stages; CONTAINS InterPro DOMAIN/s: Alpha tubulin (InterPro:IPR002452), Tubulin (InterPro:IPR000217), Tubulin/FtsZ, GTPase domain (InterPro:IPR003008), Tubulin/FtsZ, N-terminal (InterPro:IPR019746), Tubulin/FtsZ, C-terminal (InterPro:IPR008280), Tubulin, conserved site (InterPro:IPR017975), Tubulin/FtsZ, 2-layer sandwich domain (InterPro:IPR018316); BEST Arabidopsis thaliana protein match is: tubulin alpha-4 chain (TAIR:AT1G04820.1); Has 22626 Blast hits to 22529 proteins in 4679 species: Archae - 4; Bacteria - 25; Metazoa - 4391; Fungi - 13400; Plants - 1532; Viruses - 0; Other Eukaryotes - 3274 (source: NCBI BLink).), which translates to MRECISIHIGQAGIQVGNACWELYCLEHGIQPDGQMPSDKTVGGGDDAFNTFFSETGAGKHVPRAVFVDLEPTVIDEVRTGTYRQLFHPEQLISGKEDAANNFARGHYTIGKEIVDLCLDRIRKLADNCTGLQGFLVFNAVGGGTGSGLGSLLLERLSVDYGKKSKLGFTVYPSPQVSTSVVEPYNSVLSTHSLLEHTDVSILLDNEAIYDICRRSLSIERPTYTNLNRLVSQVISSLTASLRFDGALNVDVTEFQTNLVPYPRIHFMLSSYAPVISAEKAFHEQLSVAEITNSAFEPASMMAKCDPRHGKYMACCLMYRGDVVPKDVNAAVGTIKTKRTIQFVDWCPTGFKCGINYQPPTVVPGGDLAKVQRAVCMISNSTSVAEVFSRIDHKFDLMYAKRAFVHWYVGEGMEEGEFSEAREDLAALEKDYEEVGAEGGDDEDDEGEEY; encoded by the exons ATGAGAGAGTGCATTTCGATCCACATTGGTCAGGCCGGTATCCAGGTCGGAAATGCTTGCTGGGAGCTTTACTGTCTTGAACATGGCATTCAG CCTGATGGCCAGATGCCGAGTGACAAGACTGTTGGCGGAGGTGACGATGCTTTCAACACCTTCTTCAGTGAGACCGGTGCAGGGAAGCACGTCCCACGTGCTGTCTTTGTTGATCTTGAGCCAACTGTGATCGATGAGGTCAGGACTGGTACTTACCGTCAGCTTTTCCACCCTGAGCAACTCATCAGCGGTAAAGAAGACGCAGCTAACAATTTCGCCCGTGGGCATTACACCA TTGGGAAAGAGATTGTTGATCTGTGCTTGGACCGTATCAGAAAGCTCGCTGATAACTGTACTGGTCTCCAAGGATTCCTCGTCTTCAACGCTGTTGGTGGAGGGACTGGATCTGGTCTTGGATCTCTCCTCCTTGAGAGACTTTCTGTTGACTACGGGAAAAAGTCCAAGTTGGGTTTCACAGTTTACCCATCTCCACAGGTCTCCACCTCTGTTGTTGAGCCTTACAACAGTGTCCTCTCCACTCACTCACTCTTGGAACACACTGATGTCTCTATCCTCCTCGACAATGAAGCTATCTATGACATCTGCAGACGTTCCCTAAGCATTGAGAGACCCACCTACACCAACCTCAACCGTCTCGTCTCTCAG GTTATCTCATCCTTGACTGCTTCTCTGAGGTTCGATGGTGCCTTGAATGTTGATGTGACTGAGTTCCAAACCAACTTGGTCCCATACCCAAGAATCCACTTCATGCTTTCCTCCTATGCCCCAGTCATCTCCGCAGAGAAGGCCTTCCATGAGCAGCTCTCGGTTGCTGAGATCACAAACAGTGCTTTTGAGCCAGCATCCATGATGGCAAAGTGTGACCCTCGTCACGGAAAGTACATGGCTTGCTGTTTGATGTACCGTGGTGATGTCGTCCCCAAGGATGTGAACGCAGCTGTTGGCACCATCAAGACCAAGCGTACTATTCAGTTTGTGGACTGGTGTCCTACTGGATTCAAGTGTGGAATCAACTACCAGCCACCAACTGTTGTTCCAGGAGGTGATCTTGCTAAAGTCCAGAGAGCTGTGTGTATGATCTCAAACTCCACCAGTGTTGCTGAGGTGTTCTCCCGTATTGATCACAAGTTTGATCTTATGTACGCAAAACGTGCTTTCGTTCACTGGTATGTGGGTGAGGGTatggaagaaggagaatttTCAGAGGCTCGTGAGGATCTTGCAGCATTGGAGAAGGATTACGAAGAGGTTGGTGCTGAAGGTGGTGacgatgaggatgatgaaggaGAGGAGTACTAA
- a CDS encoding tubulin alpha-6 chain (unknown protein; FUNCTIONS IN: molecular_function unknown; INVOLVED IN: biological_process unknown; LOCATED IN: chloroplast thylakoid membrane, chloroplast; EXPRESSED IN: 24 plant structures; EXPRESSED DURING: 15 growth stages; Has 72 Blast hits to 72 proteins in 27 species: Archae - 0; Bacteria - 0; Metazoa - 0; Fungi - 0; Plants - 72; Viruses - 0; Other Eukaryotes - 0 (source: NCBI BLink).), with the protein MASSSLEIVKLCGSPVSFPRHKSPIKLECRKRVFRLPNSRSWHRLRVSSSALNGGDNQSKGEEPPESLFMKELKRRGMTPTSLLQDYEVDQDEIKTGKETGNSSKTTATTPAFDKSLLNQRERSLALNSEGLEGLIPRARILLTIGGTFFLGFWPLIVLTLGAFSALYLYFGADFIHDGSRTPVSPPPYIDPYALLEDERISGMDPRLN; encoded by the exons atggcttcttcttctctggagATTGTTAAATTGTGTGGCTCTCCTGTATCGTTTCCCCGCCATAAATCTCCCATAAAATTGGAATGTAGAAAAAGGGTTTTCAGATTACCCAATTCTAGGAGTTGGCATCGTCTTAGGGTTTCTTCATCTGCTCTCAATGGTGGTGATAATCAGTCCAAag GTGAAGAACCTCCAGAATCTTTATTTATGAAAGAATTGAAGAGACGTGGTATGACTCCTACTTCCTTGCTTCAAGACTATGAAGTGGATCAGGATGAGATCAAAACCGGTAAAGAAACCGGAAACAGCTCTAAAACGACTGCAACTACTCCGGCCTTCGATAAAAGCTTGTtaaatcagagagagagatctttgGCTTTAAACAGCGAAGGGCTTGAG GGGTTGATTCCGCGTGCTAGGATCTTGCTGACAATTGGAGGGACTTTCTTCTTGGGCTTTTGGCCATTGATAGTCTTAACTCTCGGCGCCTTCTCTGCTCTTTACCTT TACTTTGGAGCAGATTTCATTCATGATGGAAGTAGAACTCCGGTTTCACCACCACCTTACATCGATCCATATGCTCTGTTGGAGGATGAGAGGATATCAGGGATGGATCCTCGTCTAAATTAG